From a single Paraburkholderia sp. D15 genomic region:
- a CDS encoding putative quinol monooxygenase, producing MSEIAVVAISVAKPGHEEQVLAALKGLIAPTLQEAGALQYELHRDVQEPRRFVFIERWASQEALAVHAKSAHVEAFKKTIADWVEHVEIRAVSKIA from the coding sequence ATGTCGGAAATCGCGGTGGTCGCAATCTCGGTGGCCAAGCCGGGGCACGAGGAGCAGGTGCTGGCGGCGCTCAAAGGTCTCATTGCACCGACGCTTCAGGAAGCGGGCGCGCTTCAGTACGAGCTGCATCGCGATGTGCAGGAGCCGCGCCGGTTCGTGTTTATCGAGCGATGGGCCAGTCAGGAGGCGCTGGCCGTGCATGCGAAGTCCGCGCATGTGGAGGCCTTCAAGAAGACCATCGCGGATTGGGTCGAACACGTCGAGATTCGCGCGGTGTCGAAAATCGCTTAA
- a CDS encoding DNA-binding protein, which yields MSNIQLDIEWTEAASRKIEKLMPRGGQEAFLALPPVECLPMEGDVLFLGPDGKQQPFIVVERQYHHDGDADWTIILILDVPQAAH from the coding sequence ATGAGCAACATCCAGCTTGATATCGAATGGACGGAAGCAGCATCTCGCAAAATCGAAAAACTGATGCCGCGCGGCGGTCAGGAAGCGTTTCTCGCGCTGCCGCCCGTCGAGTGCCTGCCGATGGAAGGCGACGTGCTGTTCCTCGGTCCGGACGGCAAGCAGCAACCGTTCATCGTCGTGGAGCGGCAGTATCACCATGATGGCGACGCGGACTGGACCATCATCCTGATCCTCGACGTCCCGCAAGCCGCGCATTGA